In one window of Halomarina pelagica DNA:
- a CDS encoding type II toxin-antitoxin system VapC family toxin, with amino-acid sequence MKLLDSTFLVHYLRGEDAVADYLAAHEDEELVTTSVDLKEIAVGEHLIGDPTREELLADFRWLRIVPFDANHAYVAGKLEATLRDDPGINRDGINALAGDLLIAAVARDLGATVVTRNPADFERFEGVAVETY; translated from the coding sequence GTGAAGCTGCTCGACAGTACGTTCCTCGTCCACTACCTCCGCGGCGAGGACGCCGTCGCCGACTATCTCGCGGCTCACGAGGACGAGGAACTGGTGACGACGAGCGTCGACCTGAAGGAGATCGCGGTCGGCGAGCACCTGATCGGCGATCCGACGAGGGAAGAGCTCCTGGCGGACTTCCGGTGGCTCCGGATCGTCCCGTTCGACGCGAACCACGCGTACGTCGCCGGTAAGTTGGAGGCAACGCTTCGCGACGATCCGGGGATCAACCGCGACGGCATCAACGCGCTCGCGGGCGATCTCCTCATCGCCGCCGTGGCGCGAGATCTCGGGGCGACCGTCGTGACGCGCAATCCGGCGGACTTCGAGCGGTTCGAGGGCGTCGCCGTCGAGACGTACTGA
- a CDS encoding glycosyltransferase, whose amino-acid sequence MSSPVDVEDLSVAVAHWGIDSPGGAEAVAVAIAETLGCERIYTVGPPDERTRREYDHVEFHDVCRDLPLSPLRSAQARVDRLFEYALWEDVDWRSYGPPDVLVTSGATTRAVLTPDETLHLNYCHSPPRTLYDRYHDRTASLPGALTRPLLRYLRVRDGALDPRVDGYLANSPVIARRIWKYYDREAEVLYPPIDVAAARERERDRGDEYLHLGRLDVEKGVPELVAAFEDLDRDLAFVGPRGDVPDAVLDRIEAAPNMTYLGFVDVEEKYDRLATCRAVAFNGVQEDFGIVPIEAVASGAACLARNEGFPGLFVDDRTGLLHDGTPAGIREAVERFEAEPFDADRDLADPFSRPAFERQLRDTVTARYAAFDERFRA is encoded by the coding sequence ATGTCGTCGCCCGTCGATGTCGAGGACCTGTCGGTCGCCGTCGCCCACTGGGGGATCGACTCCCCGGGGGGCGCGGAGGCGGTCGCCGTCGCGATCGCCGAGACGCTCGGCTGCGAGCGCATCTACACCGTCGGCCCGCCCGACGAGCGCACGCGCCGCGAGTACGACCACGTCGAGTTCCACGACGTCTGTCGCGACCTCCCGCTCTCCCCCCTGCGGTCGGCGCAGGCGCGCGTCGACCGCCTCTTCGAGTACGCCCTCTGGGAGGACGTCGACTGGCGGTCCTACGGCCCGCCGGACGTGCTCGTCACCAGCGGCGCGACCACCCGGGCGGTCCTCACCCCCGACGAGACGCTGCACCTCAACTACTGTCACTCGCCGCCGCGGACGCTCTACGACCGCTACCACGACCGAACCGCCTCCCTGCCCGGCGCGCTCACCCGGCCGCTGTTGCGCTACCTCCGCGTCCGGGACGGCGCGCTCGACCCCCGCGTCGACGGCTACCTCGCGAACAGCCCGGTCATCGCGCGGCGCATCTGGAAGTACTACGACCGCGAGGCGGAGGTGCTCTACCCGCCGATCGACGTCGCGGCGGCCCGGGAGCGCGAACGCGACCGCGGCGACGAGTACCTCCACCTCGGCCGCCTCGACGTCGAGAAGGGCGTCCCCGAACTCGTCGCGGCGTTCGAGGACCTCGACCGCGACCTCGCCTTCGTCGGGCCGCGGGGCGACGTCCCGGACGCCGTCCTCGACCGCATCGAGGCCGCGCCGAACATGACCTACCTCGGGTTCGTCGACGTCGAGGAGAAGTACGATCGCCTGGCGACCTGCCGGGCGGTCGCGTTCAACGGCGTCCAGGAGGACTTCGGCATCGTCCCCATCGAGGCCGTCGCCAGCGGCGCGGCGTGTCTCGCCCGGAACGAGGGGTTCCCCGGCCTGTTCGTCGACGACCGGACCGGCCTGCTCCACGACGGGACGCCGGCGGGGATCCGGGAGGCGGTCGAGCGCTTCGAGGCGGAGCCGTTCGACGCGGACCGCGACCTCGCCGACCCCTTCTCGCGCCCGGCGTTCGAGCGGCAGCTTCGAGACACGGTAACAGCCCGCTACGCCGCCTTCGACGAGCGATTCCGCGCCTGA
- a CDS encoding antitoxin VapB family protein yields the protein MGTKTIGLDDEAYERLRAEKLEDESFSDTVKRLTEAVAADWRHGFGRYGDEDGERLEAAVAASRRRTGEGLSERQRRVLETFVERDEE from the coding sequence ATGGGAACGAAGACGATCGGCCTCGACGACGAGGCCTACGAGCGCCTGAGGGCGGAGAAGCTGGAGGACGAGAGCTTCAGCGACACGGTCAAGCGGCTCACGGAGGCGGTGGCGGCCGACTGGCGACACGGGTTCGGGAGGTACGGCGACGAGGACGGCGAGCGACTCGAAGCCGCCGTCGCCGCCTCGCGGCGACGAACCGGGGAGGGGCTGTCGGAACGTCAGCGGCGGGTGCTGGAGACGTTCGTCGAGCGTGACGAGGAGTGA
- a CDS encoding sulfatase-like hydrolase/transferase codes for MPGLSKFSGRDTVENVVVFISDSLRYDALPTDVAERGVAGRTIAASTYTATSVPSMMTGLYPARHCVWNFNDVLAETPPLLAGERAGTDLRTIWDNVSDPAQKPPNRVLRIRGERTVEGSEPPFTVVVHDHGGHAPYDLPDDDWSTSPAFFERYGDDPDRLVELYHAGVETSAERFRRLVEDLEDRALLEETLVVFTSDHGELLGEPERGGVWGHGAPVCPELVEVPTVFVGAGLPAGERIDTLLSGTDLAPTALGALGEDVPADRDGLDLWNATPPEYRVVRSDFWANAGRIRYGACSAWDADGGLVRNVEGPQERLAFAAHRKWLKGAQAPANRRGPLRQYLNLLRIFGEREHVYGEPHLLRVREELVEGFETKQREADVERISTDQLRALGYVE; via the coding sequence CGGAGCGGGGCGTCGCGGGGCGGACGATCGCCGCGAGCACCTACACCGCGACGAGCGTTCCGTCGATGATGACCGGCCTGTACCCGGCCCGCCACTGCGTCTGGAACTTCAACGACGTGCTGGCCGAGACGCCGCCCCTGCTCGCCGGGGAGCGCGCGGGGACCGACCTCCGGACCATCTGGGACAACGTCTCCGATCCCGCGCAGAAGCCGCCGAACCGCGTCCTCCGGATCCGGGGCGAGCGAACCGTCGAGGGGTCGGAGCCGCCGTTCACGGTCGTCGTCCACGACCACGGCGGCCACGCGCCGTACGACCTCCCCGACGACGACTGGAGCACGTCCCCGGCGTTCTTCGAGCGCTACGGCGACGACCCCGACCGGCTCGTCGAGCTGTACCACGCGGGCGTGGAGACGAGCGCCGAGCGGTTCCGACGGCTCGTCGAGGACCTGGAGGACCGCGCGCTGCTCGAGGAGACGCTCGTCGTGTTCACCAGCGACCACGGCGAACTGCTCGGCGAACCCGAGCGCGGCGGGGTGTGGGGCCACGGCGCGCCCGTCTGTCCCGAACTCGTCGAGGTGCCGACGGTCTTCGTGGGGGCGGGCCTCCCGGCGGGCGAGCGCATCGACACCCTCCTCTCGGGGACGGACCTCGCGCCGACGGCCCTCGGCGCGCTCGGCGAGGACGTGCCGGCCGACCGCGACGGGCTCGACCTCTGGAACGCGACGCCGCCGGAGTACCGCGTCGTCAGGTCAGACTTCTGGGCGAACGCCGGGCGCATCCGCTACGGCGCGTGCTCGGCGTGGGACGCGGACGGCGGGCTCGTTCGGAACGTCGAGGGGCCACAGGAACGCCTCGCGTTCGCGGCCCACCGAAAGTGGTTGAAGGGCGCGCAGGCCCCGGCGAACCGGCGCGGCCCGCTCCGGCAGTACCTGAACCTGCTCCGGATCTTCGGCGAGCGCGAACATGTCTACGGCGAGCCCCACCTCCTCCGCGTGCGCGAGGAACTGGTCGAGGGGTTCGAGACGAAACAGCGCGAGGCGGACGTAGAGCGCATCAGCACCGACCAGCTCCGGGCGCTCGGCTACGTCGAGTGA
- a CDS encoding type II toxin-antitoxin system VapC family toxin, with protein MGEPVETPIGTITAEHFRPGHVRHQVMVGPKFLYTLFNPRDRMHGLSRAFMAFVRDGDLPYRRLVVNEHIVDEAATRLKKQASTRNSIRFVTTLDESTVYRLEHVSEVAFENAKTTFTEWTDLNASFTDFVVAAHMDELEVDHIVTYDRHYDAFDVTTLPYHDRRP; from the coding sequence ATGGGTGAACCGGTCGAGACGCCGATAGGGACCATCACGGCCGAGCACTTTCGACCGGGGCACGTCCGCCACCAGGTGATGGTCGGGCCGAAGTTCCTCTACACCCTGTTCAACCCGCGTGATCGAATGCACGGCCTCTCACGGGCATTCATGGCGTTCGTCCGCGACGGTGACCTTCCCTACCGTCGCCTCGTCGTGAACGAACACATCGTGGACGAAGCCGCCACCCGGTTGAAGAAGCAGGCGTCGACGCGGAACTCGATCAGATTCGTGACGACGCTCGACGAGAGCACGGTCTATCGGCTCGAACACGTCTCGGAAGTAGCGTTCGAGAACGCGAAGACTACCTTCACCGAGTGGACCGATCTGAACGCCTCGTTCACGGATTTCGTCGTCGCGGCCCACATGGACGAGTTGGAGGTCGATCACATCGTTACGTACGACCGCCACTACGACGCGTTCGACGTGACGACGCTCCCGTATCACGACCGACGTCCGTAG
- the thiD gene encoding bifunctional hydroxymethylpyrimidine kinase/phosphomethylpyrimidine kinase encodes MRQSAPVTRPVTLTIAGSDSGGGAGIQADLKTAEAFGAFGTSVIAATTAQNTRGVTGVHVLPLEHVEAQLDAVLSDFEIGAAKTGMLATAEVVETVADYAADFDFPLVVDPVMVATSGDRLLAEAAEAAYEALIAEAAVVTPNADEVEVLVGERPETAADAREAGEALLDLGADAALVKGGHLDTGDEVVDVLVAPDRVETYRHPRVDTDATHGSGCTLASAVAARLAHGDDPFAAVERATDFMERAVRYHHAVGEGPGAVHHLAALRERADRQRTATAVEGIARDLLREGERVRALVPEVGTNVAGATPYAEGVDEIAAVDGRIRRTVDGIGPAGGARFGASEHVARVLLAAREFDPALRFALNVRYGDDVRAAIDALGWSVAVASGETGYEEGVAGAFDGGETPDAIAFEAGVGREATAVLFAEGAAALTERALSLANAVAKNG; translated from the coding sequence ATGCGACAGTCAGCACCCGTCACCCGCCCCGTGACGCTCACCATCGCGGGCAGCGACTCCGGCGGCGGCGCGGGCATCCAGGCGGACCTGAAGACGGCAGAGGCGTTCGGCGCGTTCGGGACGAGCGTCATCGCGGCCACGACGGCACAGAACACCCGGGGGGTCACGGGCGTGCACGTCCTCCCCCTCGAGCACGTCGAGGCGCAGCTCGACGCCGTGCTCTCGGACTTCGAGATCGGCGCGGCCAAGACGGGGATGCTCGCCACCGCGGAGGTGGTCGAGACGGTCGCCGACTACGCCGCCGACTTCGACTTCCCGCTGGTGGTCGACCCGGTGATGGTCGCCACCTCGGGCGACCGCCTGCTGGCCGAGGCGGCCGAGGCGGCATACGAGGCGCTGATCGCCGAGGCCGCGGTGGTGACGCCGAACGCAGACGAGGTCGAAGTGCTCGTCGGCGAGCGCCCGGAGACGGCGGCCGACGCGCGCGAGGCGGGCGAGGCGCTGCTCGACCTCGGCGCGGACGCGGCGCTCGTGAAGGGCGGGCACCTCGACACCGGCGACGAGGTGGTGGACGTGCTCGTCGCCCCGGATCGCGTCGAGACGTACCGCCACCCGCGCGTGGACACCGACGCGACTCACGGCTCGGGGTGCACGCTGGCGAGCGCGGTCGCGGCCCGCCTCGCGCACGGCGACGATCCCTTCGCCGCCGTCGAGCGCGCGACCGACTTCATGGAGCGGGCCGTCCGGTACCACCACGCCGTCGGCGAGGGCCCGGGAGCGGTCCACCACCTCGCGGCGCTGCGCGAGCGCGCCGACCGGCAGCGCACCGCGACGGCGGTCGAGGGGATCGCGCGCGACCTCCTCCGGGAGGGCGAGCGCGTCCGCGCGCTCGTCCCGGAGGTGGGGACGAACGTCGCCGGGGCGACCCCCTACGCCGAGGGAGTCGATGAGATCGCCGCGGTCGACGGGCGGATCCGGCGGACGGTAGACGGGATCGGTCCGGCGGGAGGCGCGCGTTTCGGGGCGTCCGAGCACGTCGCGCGCGTGCTGCTGGCCGCCCGGGAGTTCGACCCGGCGCTCCGATTCGCGCTGAACGTCCGGTACGGCGACGACGTGCGGGCGGCGATCGACGCGCTCGGGTGGTCGGTCGCCGTCGCGAGCGGGGAGACGGGCTACGAGGAGGGCGTAGCGGGGGCGTTCGACGGGGGGGAGACGCCAGACGCGATCGCCTTCGAGGCGGGCGTCGGCCGCGAGGCGACGGCGGTCCTGTTCGCCGAGGGCGCGGCGGCGCTGACCGAACGCGCGCTGTCGCTCGCGAACGCGGTCGCGAAGAACGGGTGA
- a CDS encoding polysaccharide deacetylase family protein, whose translation MTVCLTGDVHHMSLDTRDQVYLEASEVDATLGYVEIAASYDLPVTLFLTGLAAREEPARVERLAAADGVEIGGHNYYAFSTPVHKLWRGLTGSWNGPRRFQAWEIRRTIDALEGCGATVRSWRDHAYRHDDETADLLASHGITHFSDVVDPAGAVERGRPTVVPVNTPPDHEHVYHAFRTPAFVEEDGFEGPFGTESVHPDEWVEWVLDAVAEHREAGRTATVLAHPACMRLADEMAAFDRLCDGLSAYEAVTVREV comes from the coding sequence ATGACGGTCTGTCTCACGGGCGACGTCCACCACATGTCGCTCGACACCCGCGACCAGGTGTACCTGGAGGCGTCGGAGGTGGACGCCACCCTCGGGTACGTCGAGATCGCGGCGAGCTACGACCTCCCGGTCACCCTGTTCCTGACGGGGCTGGCGGCCCGCGAGGAACCGGCGCGGGTCGAGCGGCTCGCCGCCGCCGACGGCGTGGAGATCGGCGGTCACAACTACTACGCCTTCAGCACCCCCGTCCACAAGCTCTGGCGCGGACTCACCGGCTCGTGGAACGGCCCCCGCCGGTTCCAGGCCTGGGAGATCCGCCGGACGATCGACGCACTGGAGGGCTGCGGCGCGACGGTCCGCTCCTGGCGCGACCACGCCTACCGGCACGACGACGAGACGGCCGACCTGCTCGCGAGCCACGGGATCACGCACTTCTCGGACGTCGTCGATCCGGCCGGAGCGGTCGAGCGCGGGCGGCCGACGGTCGTCCCGGTGAACACGCCGCCCGACCACGAGCACGTCTACCACGCCTTCCGGACCCCCGCGTTCGTCGAGGAGGACGGGTTCGAGGGGCCCTTCGGGACCGAGTCGGTCCACCCCGACGAGTGGGTCGAGTGGGTGCTCGACGCCGTCGCCGAGCACCGCGAGGCCGGCCGCACCGCGACGGTGCTCGCCCACCCGGCGTGCATGCGCCTCGCCGACGAGATGGCGGCGTTCGACCGCCTCTGCGACGGCCTCTCTGCGTACGAGGCCGTCACCGTCCGGGAGGTGTAG
- a CDS encoding AIR synthase family protein, giving the protein MTDLGKVDREFFDEYIYPHLGADREDVLLAPQHGVDFGAIDVGGKAVAMATDPVFVMPSLGFERAAWFAFHILVSDVAVSGLAPTHLSIDFNLPPEITDEQFATVWETMDAEARDLGVSVVTGHTARYEGCNYPMVGGATAIAVGEHDDLVRPDGARVGDRVVVTKGPAVEATGLLSIQFEDLMRGEVPDDEIEAAQERFYDMSPVRDALVAAAAAPVSAMHDATECGVYGGCYEIARAAGVGIELERDPIPVLPGVEATCEFFDVDPWASISEGTLLLTVPEEGVDDVLDALDAEGVPAADAGRVVEGSGLVVDGEPTDHPGADPYWAAVAENLPKLEE; this is encoded by the coding sequence ATGACAGACCTGGGTAAGGTAGACCGGGAGTTCTTCGACGAGTACATCTACCCGCACCTCGGCGCGGACCGCGAGGACGTGCTGCTCGCCCCGCAGCACGGGGTGGACTTCGGGGCCATCGACGTGGGCGGGAAGGCGGTCGCGATGGCGACCGATCCGGTGTTCGTCATGCCCTCGCTCGGCTTCGAGCGGGCGGCGTGGTTCGCGTTCCACATCCTCGTGAGCGACGTGGCGGTCTCCGGCCTCGCGCCGACGCACCTCAGCATCGACTTCAACCTCCCGCCGGAGATCACCGACGAGCAGTTCGCCACCGTCTGGGAGACGATGGACGCCGAGGCGCGCGACCTGGGCGTGAGCGTCGTCACCGGTCACACCGCCCGCTACGAGGGGTGCAACTACCCGATGGTCGGCGGCGCGACCGCCATCGCCGTGGGCGAGCACGACGACCTCGTCCGGCCGGACGGGGCGCGCGTCGGCGACCGCGTCGTCGTGACGAAGGGACCCGCAGTCGAGGCGACGGGCCTGCTCTCGATCCAGTTCGAGGACCTCATGCGCGGGGAGGTGCCCGACGACGAGATCGAGGCCGCCCAGGAGCGCTTCTACGACATGTCCCCGGTGCGCGACGCGCTCGTCGCCGCGGCGGCCGCCCCCGTCAGCGCGATGCACGACGCCACCGAGTGCGGCGTCTACGGCGGGTGCTACGAGATCGCACGCGCCGCGGGCGTCGGCATCGAACTCGAGCGCGACCCGATCCCCGTCCTCCCCGGCGTGGAGGCGACCTGCGAGTTCTTCGACGTCGACCCGTGGGCGTCGATCAGCGAGGGGACGCTCCTGCTCACGGTGCCCGAGGAGGGTGTGGACGACGTGCTCGACGCGCTCGACGCCGAGGGCGTCCCCGCCGCCGACGCGGGCCGGGTGGTCGAGGGCTCCGGGCTGGTCGTGGACGGCGAGCCGACCGACCACCCCGGCGCGGATCCCTACTGGGCCGCGGTCGCGGAGAACCTGCCGAAGCTGGAGGAGTAG
- a CDS encoding GNAT family N-acetyltransferase: MPGPTFIECDRIELKTIEEEDLPFLREGVNHPDVRRYIDVFRTPHTEERYREELWPIETGDDGVSLLAVPREGERAGDPVGSVQLYPIDHARGWANIGVWFHPKVWGKGYALDACAHLLDYGFRRLRLHRISASAMAPNEASVALCERLGFVHEGTVRETSFVDGERVDDESYGLLVHEWEGPEAVLGG; this comes from the coding sequence ATGCCAGGACCGACGTTCATCGAATGCGACCGTATAGAGTTGAAGACGATCGAGGAGGAGGACCTCCCGTTCCTCCGGGAGGGGGTGAACCACCCCGACGTGCGCCGGTACATCGACGTCTTCCGGACGCCGCACACCGAGGAGCGCTACCGCGAGGAGCTGTGGCCCATAGAGACGGGCGACGACGGCGTCTCGCTGCTCGCGGTCCCGCGCGAGGGCGAGCGCGCGGGCGACCCGGTCGGGTCGGTGCAGCTGTACCCGATCGACCACGCCCGCGGGTGGGCGAACATCGGCGTCTGGTTCCACCCGAAGGTGTGGGGGAAGGGGTACGCCCTCGACGCCTGCGCGCACCTCCTCGACTACGGGTTCCGCCGCCTGCGTCTGCACCGGATCTCCGCGAGCGCGATGGCCCCCAACGAGGCGTCCGTCGCGCTCTGCGAGCGCCTCGGGTTCGTGCACGAGGGGACCGTCCGCGAGACCAGTTTCGTCGACGGGGAGCGCGTCGACGACGAGAGCTACGGGCTCCTTGTCCACGAGTGGGAGGGGCCGGAGGCGGTCCTCGGGGGATGA
- a CDS encoding alkaline phosphatase family protein, producing MTETIVLGLDGANWSLLRPWLEDGTLPNVAALREEGVHADMQSCLPPVTCPNWRCYTTGKNPGKLGVFWWEKIDTRSRTLTTPTSRSFDGANYWDYLNEDGHTTGIVNVPMTYPPFEVDGFLVAGGPGSEQSGYAHPPELGDELDAEGYRLHPETPVTARDDVDAAHRVVDLIDRRLSTFRDLLEERPVDVAHCTVFYVNVLQHFFWRGAPTRRAWQVIDRHVGAIREEYPEATLLLMSDHGCTDIDTVFHANSWLEREGYLATTRSATDRVGRFGVNKKRVSQLAHRLGVHDLVVRLAPDRLKDAVPDDESGFKREQKLARVDWERSTAIASGQGLIYVLDDDEATTERLIADLEALRDEAGRPVASEVLRREEAYSGPYVPEAPNVVFDQREGVHTSGAIGDNPVFSEAGRWEAENVRTGLFLAAGPAVSGDVDDTVSITDVAPTVLRSVGSAVPTDMDSEGLDLFGDEVALRDPIDVRGDDSASDESVQDRLADLGYLE from the coding sequence ATGACAGAGACAATCGTCTTGGGCCTGGACGGCGCGAACTGGTCGCTCCTCCGTCCGTGGCTCGAGGACGGGACGCTCCCGAACGTCGCCGCGTTACGGGAGGAGGGCGTACACGCCGACATGCAGAGCTGTCTGCCGCCCGTCACCTGCCCGAACTGGCGCTGCTACACGACGGGGAAGAACCCCGGCAAGCTCGGCGTCTTCTGGTGGGAGAAGATCGACACCCGCTCTCGCACGCTGACGACGCCCACGTCCCGATCGTTCGACGGCGCGAACTACTGGGACTACCTCAACGAGGACGGTCACACGACCGGGATCGTGAACGTCCCGATGACCTACCCCCCCTTCGAGGTCGACGGCTTTCTGGTCGCGGGGGGCCCCGGCAGCGAGCAGTCGGGCTACGCCCACCCGCCGGAACTCGGCGACGAACTCGACGCCGAGGGCTACCGCCTCCACCCCGAGACGCCCGTCACCGCCCGCGACGACGTGGACGCCGCCCACCGCGTCGTCGACCTCATCGACCGCCGCCTCTCGACGTTCCGCGACCTCCTGGAGGAGCGCCCCGTGGACGTGGCCCACTGCACCGTCTTCTACGTCAACGTCCTCCAGCACTTCTTCTGGCGCGGCGCGCCAACGCGCCGCGCCTGGCAGGTCATCGACCGGCACGTCGGCGCGATCCGCGAGGAGTACCCCGAGGCGACGCTCCTGCTCATGTCCGACCACGGCTGTACGGACATCGACACCGTCTTCCACGCCAACAGCTGGCTGGAGCGCGAGGGCTACCTCGCGACGACGCGGAGCGCGACGGACCGCGTCGGCCGCTTCGGGGTGAACAAGAAGCGCGTCTCCCAGCTCGCCCACCGCCTCGGCGTCCACGACCTCGTGGTTCGACTCGCGCCCGATCGCCTGAAGGACGCCGTCCCGGACGACGAGTCCGGGTTCAAGCGCGAGCAGAAACTCGCCCGCGTGGACTGGGAGCGCTCGACGGCCATCGCGAGCGGTCAGGGCCTGATCTACGTCCTCGACGACGACGAGGCGACCACCGAGCGCCTGATCGCCGACCTCGAGGCCCTGCGGGACGAGGCGGGTCGCCCCGTCGCGAGCGAGGTGCTGCGTCGCGAGGAGGCCTACTCGGGGCCGTACGTCCCCGAGGCACCGAACGTCGTCTTCGACCAGCGCGAGGGCGTCCACACGAGCGGCGCGATCGGCGACAACCCCGTCTTCTCGGAGGCGGGTCGCTGGGAGGCCGAGAACGTCCGGACGGGGCTGTTCCTCGCGGCCGGGCCCGCCGTCTCGGGCGACGTCGACGACACCGTCTCGATCACGGACGTCGCGCCGACCGTCCTCCGGAGCGTCGGGAGCGCCGTGCCGACCGACATGGACAGCGAGGGCCTCGACCTCTTCGGCGACGAGGTCGCCCTCCGCGACCCCATCGACGTGCGCGGCGACGACTCCGCGTCGGACGAGTCCGTACAGGACCGCCTCGCCGACCTCGGTTACCTCGAATGA